The following coding sequences lie in one Arachis ipaensis cultivar K30076 chromosome B05, Araip1.1, whole genome shotgun sequence genomic window:
- the LOC107641064 gene encoding putative cyclic nucleotide-gated ion channel 19 gives MAAMTQEVIDVNEEQPETGGGEDEAPLPHEDQFGNKNLLASGMVGLCDVQFCITCPSYLKAASTENANGSTTFSFWPPPILNPHSKWVSLWIKRAYLVGLSRIVLDASIFFFALYWDKHHKCLGVKLFSLNETFVYLKCLADLLYVVNIAFQLRLAYISSKPTAVGGGYLVDDPKKIALRYMLAPNGNIIG, from the exons ATGGCCGCCATGACTCAGGAGGTAATCGACGTTAATGAAGAACAACCTGAAACTGGAGGAGGAGAAGACGAAGCACCACTACCGCATGAAGATCAATTTGGGAACAAGAATCTGCTAGCATCTGGCATGGTAGGACTATGTGATGTACAATTCTGCATTACATGCCCGAGCTATTTGAAGGCTGCCTCAACTgag AATGCGAATGGTTCTACAACATTCTCCTTCTGGCCTCCACCTATTCTGAATCCTCACAGCAAATGGGTATCCTTGTGGATCAAGCGCGCTTATTTGGTTGGCTTATCTAGAATCGTTCTGGATGCATCAATATTTTTCTTCGCATTATATTGGGATAAG CACCATAAATGTCTTGGAGTCAAGTTGTTCTCCCTAAATGAAACATTTGTGTACCTGAAATGCCTCGCTGATCTTCTCTATGTGGTGAACATTGCTTTCCAG CTTAGGTTGGCTTATATTTCTTCTAAGCCAACAGCTGTTGGTGGTGGATATCTAGTTGACGATCCAAAAAAGATTGCTCTCCGTTACATGCTAGCACCGAATGG